A single Sorex araneus isolate mSorAra2 chromosome 8, mSorAra2.pri, whole genome shotgun sequence DNA region contains:
- the TUBB3 gene encoding tubulin beta-3 chain: MREIVHIQAGQCGNQIGAKFWEVISDEHGIDPSGNYVGDSDLQLERISVYYNEASSHKYVPRAILVDLEPGTMDSVRSGAFGHLFRPDNFIFGQSGAGNNWAKGHYTEGAELVDSVLDVVRKECENCDCLQGFQLTHSLGGGTGSGMGTLLISKVREEYPDRIMNTFSVVPSPKVSDTVVEPYNATLSIHQLVENTDETYCIDNEALYDICFRTLKLATPTYGDLNHLVSATMSGVTTSLRFPGQLNADLRKLAVNMVPFPRLHFFMPGFAPLTARGSQQYRALTVPELTQQMFDAKNMMAACDPRHGRYLTVATVFRGRMSMKEVDEQMLAIQSKNSSYFVEWIPNNVKVAVCDIPPRGLKMSSTFIGNSTAIQELFKRISEQFTAMFRRKAFLHWYTGEGMDEMEFTEAESNMNDLVSEYQQYQDATAEEEGEMYEDDEEESEAQGPK, encoded by the exons ttctGGGAGGTCATCAGCGATGAGCACGGCATAGACCCCAGCGGCAATTACGTGGGGGACTCGGATCTGCAGCTGGAGCGCATCAGTGTCTACTACAACGAGGCCTCTT ctcacaAGTATGTACCTCGGGCCATCCTAGTGGATCTGGAACCTGGGACCATGGACAGTGTCCGGTCTGGGGCATTTGGGCACCTCTTCAGGCCTGACAACTTCATCTTTG GTCAGAGTGGAGCAGGCAACAACTGGGCCAAGGGTCACTACACGGAGGGCGCAGAGCTGGTGGACTCGGTCCTGGATGTGGTACGGAAGGAGTGTGAGAATTGCGACTGTCTGCAGGGCTTCCAGCTCACCCACTCCCTGGGTGGGGGCACCGGCTCGGGCATGGGCACCCTGCTCATCAGCAAGGTCCGCGAGGAGTACCCTGACCGCATCATGAACACCTTCAGCGTGGTGCCCTCGCCCAAGGTGTCGGACACAGTGGTGGAGCCCTACAACGCCACCCTGTCCATCCACCAGCTGGTGGAGAACACAGACGAGACCTACTGCATCGACAATGAGGCGCTATATGACATCTGCTTCCGTACCCTCAAGCTGGCCACGCCCACGTATGGAGACCTCAACCACCTGGTGTCGGCCACCATGAGTGGGGTGACCACTTCCCTGCGCTTTCCTGGCCAGCTCAATGCTGACCTGCGCAAGCTGGCCGTGAACATGGTGCCCTTCCCACGGCTGCACTTCTTCATGCCCGGCTTTGCCCCACTCACAGCCCGGGGCAGCCAGCAGTACCGCGCCCTGACCGTGCCCGAGCTCACCCAGCAGATGTTTGATGCCAAGAACATGATGGCCGCCTGCGACCCACGCCACGGCCGCTACCTGACAGTGGCCACTGTTTTCCGCGGCCGCATGTCCATGAAGGAGGTGGACGAGCAGATGTTGGCTATCCAGAGCAAGAACAGCAGCTACTTCGTGGAGTGGATCCCCAACAATGTGAAGGTGGCCGTGTGCGACATCCCGCCCCGTGGCCTGAAGATGTCCTCCACCTTCATCGGCAACAGCACAGCCATCCAGGAGCTGTTCAAGCGCATCTCCGAGCAGTTCACGGCCATGTTCCGCCGCAAGGCCTTCCTGCACTGGTACACGGGCGAGGGCATGGATGAGATGGAGTTCACCGAGGCCGAGAGCAACATGAATGACCTGGTGTCCGAGTACCAGCAGTACCAGGACGCCACGGCTGAGGAGGAGGGCGAGATGTATGAAGATGACGAGGAAGAGTCAGAGGCACAGGGCCCTAAGTGA
- the DEF8 gene encoding differentially expressed in FDCP 8 homolog isoform X1, which produces MEYDEKLARFRQAHLNPFNKKLGLRHHEPDAGEDRPDSPGEEAPPELPAGELEFRCSERVMDLGLAEDHFSRPVGLFLASDVQQLRQAIEDCKQVILDLPEHSEKQKDAVVRLIHLRLKLQELKDPNEDEPNLRVLLEHRFYKEKSKSVKQTCDKCNTIIWGLIQTWYTCTGCYYRCHSKCLNLISKPCVRAKVSHQAEYELSICPETGLDSQDYRCAECRAPISLRGVPSEARQCDYTGQYYCSHCHWNDLAVIPARVVHNWDFEPRKVSRCSMRYLALMVSRPVLRLREINPLLFNYVEQLVEIRKLRQDILLMKPYFLTCREAMDARLLLQLQDRQHFVENDEMYSIQDLLDAHTGRLGCSLTETHTLFAKHIKLDCERCQAKGFVCELCREGDVLFPFDSHTSVCTECSAVFHRDCYYDNSTTCPKCARITLRKQSLFQETCPEVDA; this is translated from the exons ATGGAATATGACGAGAAGCTTGCCCGCTTCCGGCAGGCCCACCTCAACCCCTTCAACAAGAAGCTGGGCCTAAGGCACCATGAGCCAGACGCGGGTGAGGACAGACCAGACAGCCCTGGTGAAG agGCCCCGCCTGAGCTGCCCGCTGGGGAACTGGAGTTTCGCTGCTCAGAGCGAGTGATGGACCTGGGGTTGGCCGAAGATCATTTCTCTCGTCCTGTG GGTCTGTTCCTGGCCTCGGACGTGCAGCAGCTGCGCCAGGCCATCGAGGACTGCAAGCAGGTGATCCTGGACCTTCCTGAGCACTCCGAGAAGCAGAAGGACGCTGTCGTCAGGCTCATCCACCTGCGGCTGAAACTGCAGGAGCTGAAG gaccccaatGAGGACGAGCCCAACCTCCGAGTCCTTCTGGAGCACCGATTCTACAAAGAGAAGAGCAAGAGTGTGAAGCAGACGTGTGACAAGTGCAACACCATCATATGGGGGCTCATTCAGACGTGGTACACCTGCACAG GGTGCTACTACCGATGTCACAGCAAGTGCTTGAACCTCATCTCCAAGCCCTGCGTCCGCGCCAAAGTCAGCCACCAGGCCGAGTACGAGCTGAGCATCTGCCCTGAGACAGGGCTGGACAGCCAGGATTACCGCTGTGCTGAGTGCCGGGCACCCATCTCTCTGC GCGGAGTGCCCAGCGAGGCGCGGCAGTGTGACTACACCGGCCAGTACTACTGCAGCCACTGCCACTGGAACGACCTGGCCGTCATCCCCGCCCGGGTGGTGCATAACTGGGACTTTGAGCCCCGCAAG GTGTCCCGCTGCAGCATGCGCTACCTGGCGCTGATGGTGTCACGGCCGGTGCTCCGACTCCGGGAGATCAACCCTCTGCTGTTCAACTACGTGGAGCAGCTGGTGGAGATCcgg AAGCTGCGCCAGGACATCCTGCTCATGAAGCCGTACTTCCTCACGTGCAGGGAGGCCATGGACGCACGGCTGCTGCTGCAG CTCCAGGACCGGCAGCACTTTGTGGAGAACGACGAGATGTACTCCATTCAGGACCTGCTGGACGCACACACTGGCCGCCTGGGCTGCTCGCTCACAGAGACCCACACGCTCTTTGCCAAGCACATCAAGCTGGACTGTGAG CGGTGCCAGGCCAAAGGCTTCGTGTGTGAGCTTTGCAGAGAGGGGGACGTGCTGTTCCCCTTCGACAGCCACACATCCGTGTGCACAGAGTGCTCTGCTGTTTTCCACAG GGACTGCTACTATGACAACTCCACCACGTGCCCTAAGTGCGCCCGGATCACGCTGCGGAAGCAGTCACTCTTCCAGGAGACGTGCCCAGAGGTGGATGCCTAG
- the DEF8 gene encoding differentially expressed in FDCP 8 homolog isoform X2 — MEYDEKLARFRQAHLNPFNKKLGLRHHEPDAGEDRPDSPGEEAPPELPAGELEFRCSERVMDLGLAEDHFSRPVAVCEGHGGSTATLTHPPPCKGLFLASDVQQLRQAIEDCKQVILDLPEHSEKQKDAVVRLIHLRLKLQELKDPNEDEPNLRVLLEHRFYKEKSKSVKQTCDKCNTIIWGLIQTWYTCTGCYYRCHSKCLNLISKPCVRAKVSHQAEYELSICPETGLDSQDYRCAECRAPISLRGVPSEARQCDYTGQYYCSHCHWNDLAVIPARVVHNWDFEPRKVSRCSMRYLALMVSRPVLRLREINPLLFNYVEQLVEIRKLRQDILLMKPYFLTCREAMDARLLLQLQDRQHFVENDEMYSIQDLLDAHTGRLGCSLTETHTLFAKHIKLDCERCQAKGFVCELCREGDVLFPFDSHTSVCTECSAVFHRDCYYDNSTTCPKCARITLRKQSLFQETCPEVDA; from the exons ATGGAATATGACGAGAAGCTTGCCCGCTTCCGGCAGGCCCACCTCAACCCCTTCAACAAGAAGCTGGGCCTAAGGCACCATGAGCCAGACGCGGGTGAGGACAGACCAGACAGCCCTGGTGAAG agGCCCCGCCTGAGCTGCCCGCTGGGGAACTGGAGTTTCGCTGCTCAGAGCGAGTGATGGACCTGGGGTTGGCCGAAGATCATTTCTCTCGTCCTGTG GCTGTCTGTGAGGGCCATGGCGGGAGCACTGCgactctcacccaccctcctccctgcaaGGGTCTGTTCCTGGCCTCGGACGTGCAGCAGCTGCGCCAGGCCATCGAGGACTGCAAGCAGGTGATCCTGGACCTTCCTGAGCACTCCGAGAAGCAGAAGGACGCTGTCGTCAGGCTCATCCACCTGCGGCTGAAACTGCAGGAGCTGAAG gaccccaatGAGGACGAGCCCAACCTCCGAGTCCTTCTGGAGCACCGATTCTACAAAGAGAAGAGCAAGAGTGTGAAGCAGACGTGTGACAAGTGCAACACCATCATATGGGGGCTCATTCAGACGTGGTACACCTGCACAG GGTGCTACTACCGATGTCACAGCAAGTGCTTGAACCTCATCTCCAAGCCCTGCGTCCGCGCCAAAGTCAGCCACCAGGCCGAGTACGAGCTGAGCATCTGCCCTGAGACAGGGCTGGACAGCCAGGATTACCGCTGTGCTGAGTGCCGGGCACCCATCTCTCTGC GCGGAGTGCCCAGCGAGGCGCGGCAGTGTGACTACACCGGCCAGTACTACTGCAGCCACTGCCACTGGAACGACCTGGCCGTCATCCCCGCCCGGGTGGTGCATAACTGGGACTTTGAGCCCCGCAAG GTGTCCCGCTGCAGCATGCGCTACCTGGCGCTGATGGTGTCACGGCCGGTGCTCCGACTCCGGGAGATCAACCCTCTGCTGTTCAACTACGTGGAGCAGCTGGTGGAGATCcgg AAGCTGCGCCAGGACATCCTGCTCATGAAGCCGTACTTCCTCACGTGCAGGGAGGCCATGGACGCACGGCTGCTGCTGCAG CTCCAGGACCGGCAGCACTTTGTGGAGAACGACGAGATGTACTCCATTCAGGACCTGCTGGACGCACACACTGGCCGCCTGGGCTGCTCGCTCACAGAGACCCACACGCTCTTTGCCAAGCACATCAAGCTGGACTGTGAG CGGTGCCAGGCCAAAGGCTTCGTGTGTGAGCTTTGCAGAGAGGGGGACGTGCTGTTCCCCTTCGACAGCCACACATCCGTGTGCACAGAGTGCTCTGCTGTTTTCCACAG GGACTGCTACTATGACAACTCCACCACGTGCCCTAAGTGCGCCCGGATCACGCTGCGGAAGCAGTCACTCTTCCAGGAGACGTGCCCAGAGGTGGATGCCTAG